Proteins co-encoded in one Capsicum annuum cultivar UCD-10X-F1 chromosome 9, UCD10Xv1.1, whole genome shotgun sequence genomic window:
- the LOC107852303 gene encoding vesicle-associated protein 4-1, with translation MASDSATDQHKQQQSGGILGWLFPFTKSILPARRRLRLDPSSNLYFPYEPGKQVKSAIKIKNTSKSYVAFKFQTTAPKSCYMRPPGGILTPGESLIATVFKFIEQPENNEKPIDQKTKVKFKIVSLKVKEGTDYAPELFDEQKDQVTVERTLKVVFLDPERLSPELDKLKRQLAQAEAATEAEKKPPVDTGSKVVGECLIVDEWKERRERYLARQQVEAVDSVKP, from the exons ATGGCTTCCGACTCCGCCACCGACCAGCACAAGCAACAGCAGTCCGGCGGAATACTCGGGTGGCTTTTCCCCTTTACTAAATCAATATTACCGGCGAGGCGTAGACTCCGGCTTGATCCTTCTAGTAATCTCTACTTTCCTT ATGAACCGGGAAAGCAGGTGAAGAGTGCCATAAAGATTAAGAACACAAGCAAATCTTATGTAGCTTTCAAG tttCAAACTACTGCACCAAAGAGCTGCTACATGCGACCTCCCGGAGGCATTCTTACACCTGGTGAAAGCCTGATTGCCACTG TTTTCAAGTTTATTGAGCAACCTGAGAACAACGAGAAACCTATCGATCAAAAGACCAAGGTAAAGTTCAAGATCGTAAGTTTGAAGGTGAAAGAAGGAACTGATTACGCACCCGAGTTG TTTGATGAACAAAAGGATCAAGTCACTGTTGAGCGTACTCTAAAGGTGGTGTTCTTGGACCCTGAACGCCTTTCTCCA GAACTGGATAAACTAAAACGTCAGCTGGCCCAAGCTGAGGCTGCAACAGAAGCTGAAAAGAAACCTCCAGTAGACACAGGTTCAAAGGTTGTGGGAGAATGTTTAATAGTAGATGAATGG AAGGAGCGGAGGGAGAGATATCTTGCTCGACAACAGGTTGAGGCAGTGGATTCAGTAAAGCCGTAG